TCTTTAGTACCATGAATTATTAAATGAGGAATAGTTAATCGTTTACAGCAATTTTCTATATCCAATCGGTCTTTATTATTTATGTAATCTAAGTAAAACTGAAAATTATGAGGCATATTTTGTTTTGTCCGACTGTTTAAAACGTATTTAACACCATCTTGTTTCCATTGTTCTAAATCTCCTGTTGTGGAGGTGCGTTTGCCAAAAGCACAAACACTAGCCCAAGTTATTAACTTTGTAATTCTGTGGTCTTCGCTTGCTTTAATTATTGAAATTCCACCACCTCTAGAATGTCCAATTAAAGTGATATTATTAGTGTCAATATTATTTTTGTATATACTTTGGTCTGACGTAAAATGATTTAGTATATCGTCTAAATCTTGTAATTCTTTAGTGTAGTTGTTTTCCGCGAAAGCGTCTAAATCCGGAAAATCTATAGGTTGATTTGCAGTTCCTCCATTATGCGAAAAGTTGAATTTTACAAAAAATAAATTTTGTTTAGCAAAGTTATTTGCTACTAAATCCCACGTTCCCCAATCTTTAAAACCTTTGTAGCCATGACAAAAAATCACTAAAGGTTTTTGCTTTTTGTTATCATTATAAAACGTATCATAAACAATTGGTTTTTGATTAATACGTGTTAATATTTG
The genomic region above belongs to Olleya sp. Hel_I_94 and contains:
- a CDS encoding alpha/beta hydrolase family protein, producing MKIKNQILTRINQKPIVYDTFYNDNKKQKPLVIFCHGYKGFKDWGTWDLVANNFAKQNLFFVKFNFSHNGGTANQPIDFPDLDAFAENNYTKELQDLDDILNHFTSDQSIYKNNIDTNNITLIGHSRGGGISIIKASEDHRITKLITWASVCAFGKRTSTTGDLEQWKQDGVKYVLNSRTKQNMPHNFQFYLDYINNKDRLDIENCCKRLTIPHLIIHGTKDPSVSFEEAKLLKLWSPKNTLIALPETNHVFNAKHPWTENYLPEALEVVTKKSIAFIN